A stretch of Corallococcus macrosporus DNA encodes these proteins:
- a CDS encoding PQQ-dependent sugar dehydrogenase, whose amino-acid sequence MCAVFSLVVGCSTPEPQELGVARAGAVVQDANFADSVFVSGLQGPTTMTFAPDGRLFVSEKNGSLRIVQNGQLLATPFVTLAVDNDNERGLMGVAFDPNFASNHYLYVYYTSVAGSIHNRVSRFTANGNVAVPGSELVLADLPTLDAANHNGGAVRFGPDGKLYVSVGENAVSSNSQSLNTPLGKLLRFNPDGSIPTDNPFYATATGLAKATWAMGLRNPFTFDIQPGSGTLFINDVGEGGWEEINRGQAGANYGWPMTEGYFTNRPGLTQPFYAYPHGSGTAAGNCIAGGAFYNPPVPAFPSAYVGQYFFADYTNNWIARIDPNSGARSLFATAAAGPVDLDVGPDGALYYLARGAGQVGRIAYTASLPPSIAQQPASTLVSVGNPATFTVSASGEPPLTYRWQRNGVDIAGTTSPSYVLNAAQLADSGARFRAVVTNGLGSATSTEAVLTVTSNKPPVATIATPAEGATYTASTQLMFSGSASDLEDGALPPSAMTWSIVFHHDTHTHPAMPDTAGIASGSWPIPNVGESSANVWYRVRLTVRDSIGLTHTTYRDVLPVTVPLQVTSVPSGLQVLMDGRPFAAPHDTTGVVGVIRSVGVDSPQYANGRFWAFSSWSDGGAQSHSFTTPGSAATYTATFIETSGGSCYQIQSERSDKWLIVDSAGKVVAGSTTQAGGQIFQLVPNGAGYKLKGSGDAFLAVAANQLAMSANFSSAESFTQLPCGYGGRNRVGFKASSGSAPHWKETTPGGPIQSGDGGNGGACNPNDAGAWEGFYLEPVTCPGVSTGPVCGNGTVESGEQCDDGNTQPGDGCDATCHTETASGGSCFRIQSERSDRWLTIDGAGKVAAVSTTQTGGAVFELVTSGTKYKLKGASGAYVAVVADQLTVGASLSTAEPFTRYDCGIHGGRNRYGFESSTGTARNWKEVTVGTPIQSGSGGNVGICNPTDAGAWEAFYLEPATCPAAGGV is encoded by the coding sequence ATGTGCGCGGTCTTCTCCCTCGTCGTGGGCTGCTCGACGCCGGAGCCCCAGGAACTCGGGGTCGCGCGCGCGGGCGCGGTCGTTCAAGACGCCAACTTCGCCGACTCCGTCTTCGTCAGCGGCCTCCAGGGACCGACCACCATGACCTTCGCGCCCGACGGGCGCCTGTTCGTCTCGGAGAAGAACGGCTCACTGCGCATCGTCCAGAACGGCCAGCTTCTGGCGACTCCGTTCGTGACGCTCGCCGTGGACAACGACAACGAGCGAGGGCTGATGGGCGTCGCATTCGATCCCAACTTCGCCAGCAATCACTACCTGTATGTCTATTACACGTCCGTCGCCGGCAGCATCCACAATCGGGTCAGCCGCTTCACCGCCAACGGCAATGTGGCGGTCCCTGGAAGCGAGCTGGTGCTCGCCGACCTTCCGACGCTCGACGCAGCCAACCACAACGGCGGCGCGGTTCGCTTCGGGCCCGACGGCAAGCTCTACGTTTCCGTTGGCGAAAACGCGGTCTCGTCCAACTCGCAGAGCCTGAACACGCCCCTCGGAAAGCTGCTGCGCTTCAACCCGGACGGCAGTATCCCCACGGACAATCCGTTCTACGCGACCGCCACCGGGCTCGCGAAGGCGACCTGGGCGATGGGGCTGCGCAACCCCTTCACCTTCGACATCCAGCCCGGCTCGGGGACCCTGTTCATCAACGACGTGGGCGAAGGCGGCTGGGAAGAGATCAACCGCGGACAGGCCGGTGCCAACTACGGCTGGCCCATGACCGAAGGCTACTTCACGAATCGCCCGGGGCTCACCCAGCCGTTCTACGCGTACCCCCATGGCTCCGGCACGGCCGCCGGCAACTGCATCGCCGGGGGTGCCTTCTACAACCCACCCGTCCCTGCGTTTCCCAGCGCATACGTCGGTCAGTACTTCTTCGCGGATTACACCAACAACTGGATCGCGCGCATCGACCCGAACTCCGGTGCGCGTTCGCTGTTCGCGACGGCCGCCGCGGGGCCCGTGGACCTCGATGTGGGGCCTGACGGCGCGCTCTACTACCTGGCGCGCGGCGCGGGCCAGGTGGGCCGGATCGCCTACACGGCTTCACTGCCGCCGAGCATCGCTCAGCAACCCGCGAGCACGTTGGTCTCCGTCGGCAATCCGGCGACCTTCACGGTATCAGCGAGTGGCGAGCCGCCGCTCACCTACCGGTGGCAGCGCAACGGCGTGGACATCGCCGGCACGACCTCGCCGAGCTACGTGCTGAACGCCGCGCAGCTCGCTGACAGCGGCGCGCGCTTCCGGGCCGTCGTCACCAACGGGCTTGGCTCGGCCACCAGCACCGAGGCGGTGCTGACGGTGACGTCCAACAAGCCGCCGGTGGCCACGATCGCGACGCCGGCGGAGGGAGCGACCTACACCGCGTCCACCCAACTGATGTTCTCCGGCTCGGCCAGCGACCTGGAGGATGGCGCGCTGCCGCCGAGCGCGATGACCTGGAGCATCGTCTTCCATCACGACACCCACACGCATCCCGCCATGCCCGATACCGCCGGCATCGCGAGCGGGAGCTGGCCCATTCCGAACGTCGGCGAGAGCTCGGCCAACGTCTGGTATCGCGTGCGGCTCACGGTGCGGGACTCGATTGGCCTCACCCACACGACCTATCGCGACGTCCTGCCGGTCACGGTCCCGCTCCAGGTGACCAGCGTGCCCAGCGGGCTGCAGGTCCTGATGGACGGCCGGCCCTTCGCCGCGCCGCACGACACGACCGGCGTGGTCGGCGTCATCCGCTCGGTGGGCGTCGACTCGCCCCAGTACGCGAACGGACGCTTCTGGGCGTTCTCGTCGTGGTCGGACGGCGGCGCGCAATCGCACTCCTTCACCACGCCTGGCAGCGCGGCCACCTATACGGCCACGTTCATCGAGACCTCGGGCGGGAGCTGCTACCAGATTCAAAGCGAGCGCTCCGACAAGTGGCTCATCGTCGACAGCGCGGGCAAGGTCGTCGCCGGCAGCACGACGCAAGCGGGAGGGCAGATCTTCCAGCTCGTCCCGAACGGCGCCGGGTACAAGCTCAAGGGCTCGGGCGATGCGTTCCTGGCGGTGGCGGCGAACCAGCTCGCGATGAGCGCCAACTTCTCCAGCGCGGAGTCGTTCACCCAGCTTCCCTGCGGCTATGGCGGCCGCAACCGTGTCGGCTTCAAGGCTTCGTCGGGGAGCGCGCCCCATTGGAAGGAGACCACGCCGGGCGGGCCGATCCAGAGCGGTGACGGCGGCAATGGCGGCGCCTGCAACCCGAACGATGCGGGCGCCTGGGAGGGCTTCTACCTCGAACCGGTGACCTGCCCGGGTGTCAGCACCGGTCCCGTGTGCGGCAACGGCACCGTCGAGAGCGGCGAGCAGTGCGACGATGGCAACACCCAGCCGGGCGATGGCTGCGATGCGACATGCCACACCGAGACGGCCAGCGGCGGGAGCTGCTTCCGCATCCAGAGCGAGCGCAGCGACAGGTGGCTCACCATCGACGGCGCGGGCAAGGTGGCCGCGGTCAGCACGACGCAGACCGGTGGCGCGGTCTTCGAGCTCGTCACGAGCGGCACGAAATACAAGCTCAAGGGGGCGAGCGGCGCGTACGTGGCGGTGGTCGCGGACCAGCTCACCGTGGGGGCCTCGCTCAGCACGGCGGAGCCGTTCACCCGCTACGACTGCGGCATCCACGGCGGCCGCAATCGCTATGGCTTCGAATCGTCGACGGGCACCGCACGCAACTGGAAGGAGGTCACGGTCGGCACGCCCATCCAGAGCGGAAGTGGCGGCAACGTGGGCATCTGCAATCCGACCGACGCTGGCGCGTGGGAGGCCTTCTACCTCGAGCCCGCGACCTGCCCGGCGGCGGGAGGAGTGTGA
- a CDS encoding FAD-dependent monooxygenase encodes MGAKGKQVLISGASFAGLSTAFWMSRLGYEVTVVEVARGLRTGGTAVDIKGNTVDIVRRMGLFEQIRSNRLSLQRWEMKNERDVTERSLVLRGEGEAPSDDAFEVERTVLLNLLFDAVKDHVEVVFNDSITALSETQDSIEVTFARGARRTFDLVFGCDGVHSAVRRLWFGEEARYIHFLEQYFSITIVDRLLIERDTAQMFNVPGKAVMLNAYKNNTDIIFAFVSDKEIPYDRRDEEAQRRIIADRFGGVGWRTAELLEEVRGSKSFYFDKLCQVRMPSWTKGRVALVGDAGYCPSPAAGMGGSLAIDGAAALADAMREHDCDFELAFRTYNERFRPFIEQVQAEAVRTGLASLVPRTEEAIRARNAETHSMF; translated from the coding sequence ATGGGCGCGAAGGGCAAGCAGGTCCTCATCTCCGGCGCGAGCTTCGCCGGGCTCTCGACCGCTTTCTGGATGAGCCGTCTGGGCTACGAGGTCACCGTCGTGGAGGTCGCGCGCGGGCTTCGGACGGGCGGCACGGCCGTGGACATCAAGGGCAACACCGTCGACATCGTCCGGCGCATGGGCCTCTTCGAACAGATCCGGTCGAACCGGCTGAGCTTGCAGCGCTGGGAGATGAAGAACGAGCGCGACGTCACGGAGCGCTCGTTGGTGCTGAGAGGTGAGGGTGAAGCACCTTCGGACGACGCGTTCGAGGTTGAGCGGACCGTCCTGCTGAACCTGCTGTTCGACGCCGTGAAGGATCACGTCGAGGTCGTCTTCAACGACAGCATTACCGCGCTGAGCGAGACGCAAGACAGCATCGAGGTCACGTTCGCCAGGGGCGCGCGACGCACGTTCGACCTGGTGTTCGGCTGCGACGGTGTCCACTCCGCCGTCCGGCGGCTGTGGTTCGGCGAAGAGGCCCGGTACATCCACTTTCTCGAGCAGTACTTCTCCATCACGATCGTGGACAGGTTGCTCATCGAGCGGGACACCGCGCAGATGTTCAACGTGCCGGGCAAGGCCGTGATGTTGAACGCCTACAAGAACAACACGGACATCATCTTCGCGTTCGTCTCCGACAAGGAGATTCCGTACGACCGCCGCGACGAGGAGGCGCAGCGGCGCATCATCGCGGACCGGTTCGGCGGGGTGGGCTGGAGGACGGCGGAGCTGCTCGAGGAAGTGCGCGGTTCGAAGAGCTTCTACTTCGACAAGCTGTGCCAGGTCCGGATGCCTTCCTGGACGAAGGGCCGGGTCGCGTTGGTGGGCGATGCGGGATATTGCCCTTCACCTGCCGCCGGCATGGGCGGCTCGTTGGCCATCGATGGCGCGGCAGCGCTGGCGGATGCGATGCGAGAGCACGACTGCGACTTCGAGCTCGCGTTTCGCACCTACAACGAGCGCTTCCGCCCGTTCATCGAACAGGTCCAGGCGGAAGCGGTGCGGACCGGGCTCGCGTCCCTGGTCCCCAGGACCGAAGAGGCCATCCGCGCGAGGAACGCGGAGACCCACTCCATGTTCTGA
- a CDS encoding TetR/AcrR family transcriptional regulator: protein MGERRESKKRETRQRISDAATELFFARGFDAVTLDEIAAAAGVSKMTVFNYFPRKEDLMLDRQDDLKLVFFREAIRARAPGKSPVAELRALMGRLREQKHPFVRFDRHAAEFWRFIAASPSLEARLRELNDEAAEGLATELDGPTPDGLARLAAGMIVLTVRTARQEAIRVFEHGGSAKKAGAVFFTLIDQGFAAVQAIEPSLAGGTFAPDGRDAG, encoded by the coding sequence ATGGGCGAGCGACGCGAGAGCAAGAAGCGCGAGACGCGGCAGCGGATCTCCGATGCCGCGACGGAGCTGTTCTTCGCGCGGGGCTTCGATGCAGTGACGCTCGACGAGATCGCGGCCGCCGCGGGCGTCTCCAAGATGACGGTCTTCAACTACTTCCCGCGCAAGGAAGACCTCATGCTCGACCGCCAGGATGACCTGAAGCTGGTCTTCTTTCGCGAGGCGATTCGCGCGAGGGCGCCCGGAAAATCTCCGGTCGCCGAGCTCCGCGCGCTCATGGGCAGGTTGCGGGAGCAGAAGCATCCGTTCGTCCGCTTCGACCGCCATGCGGCTGAGTTCTGGCGTTTCATCGCGGCGAGCCCGTCGCTCGAGGCGCGGCTCCGGGAGCTCAACGACGAAGCGGCGGAAGGGCTCGCGACCGAGCTCGACGGCCCGACGCCGGATGGCCTGGCGCGGCTCGCGGCCGGCATGATCGTGCTGACGGTGCGCACGGCCCGCCAGGAAGCCATCCGCGTGTTCGAACACGGAGGCTCCGCGAAGAAGGCGGGCGCGGTGTTCTTCACCTTGATCGACCAGGGCTTCGCGGCCGTCCAGGCCATCGAGCCATCCCTGGCGGGGGGCACGTTCGCGCCGGACGGAAGGGATGCGGGCTGA
- a CDS encoding oxidoreductase has protein sequence MSSKLDFSKELTGRRALVTGGSRGIGAAVAQRLLDAGAKVVVSARSRNQETPAAATFVAGDIRTPEGVKAIASGALAALGGLDILVNNAGGSNGFPEGAASIPEEEWQDVFALNLFSSVRLTRAVLPALRESKAAAVVNLSSTAATMGAGAGPFAHYSAAKAALDAYSRVLAVELAPSNIRVNVVTPGPVSTVGSDALRKTFGDSMGVPAEAWLQSVPLGRWGSTDDIAEVVALLVSERGKWLTGVNYRVDGGMTAR, from the coding sequence ATGTCCAGCAAGCTCGATTTCTCGAAGGAACTCACCGGCCGCCGTGCCCTCGTCACCGGAGGCTCGCGCGGAATCGGCGCGGCGGTGGCGCAGCGTCTGCTCGACGCCGGCGCGAAGGTCGTCGTCTCCGCGCGGTCGCGCAACCAGGAGACCCCCGCGGCGGCGACGTTCGTTGCCGGGGACATCCGCACCCCGGAAGGGGTGAAGGCGATTGCTTCGGGGGCGCTCGCGGCCCTCGGTGGGCTCGACATCCTCGTGAACAACGCGGGAGGGTCGAACGGGTTCCCGGAAGGCGCCGCTTCCATCCCGGAGGAGGAGTGGCAGGACGTCTTCGCGTTGAACCTCTTCTCCTCGGTCCGCCTCACCCGCGCGGTGTTGCCAGCGCTCCGTGAATCCAAGGCGGCAGCGGTCGTGAACCTCTCCTCGACGGCGGCGACGATGGGGGCGGGGGCGGGTCCCTTCGCCCACTACAGCGCGGCGAAGGCGGCGCTCGACGCCTACTCACGCGTCCTCGCCGTGGAGCTCGCGCCGAGCAACATCCGCGTGAACGTCGTCACCCCTGGACCGGTGTCGACCGTAGGCTCGGACGCGCTCCGGAAGACGTTCGGCGACTCGATGGGCGTCCCCGCCGAGGCGTGGCTCCAGTCCGTGCCGCTCGGCCGCTGGGGCAGCACCGACGACATCGCGGAGGTCGTCGCGCTGCTCGTCTCGGAGCGCGGCAAGTGGCTGACCGGCGTGAACTACCGCGTGGACGGCGGGATGACGGCGCGCTGA
- a CDS encoding TetR/AcrR family transcriptional regulator yields MRADAKKNYDHLLAVARAVVKEQGADASLRDIARQADVGLGTLYRHFPTREALLEALLRTTLDEMTAQAADLEASNAPDDALVTWLREAVAFTHQYRGVTELMTAALDDPESALHASCVTVRAAGARLLARAQAEGKARSDIDGTELFALIAALAWLSDQPAFGRHAPRLFEIVASAILPDRPDTEGRTPRRPKTRS; encoded by the coding sequence ATGCGTGCGGACGCCAAGAAGAACTACGACCACCTGCTCGCCGTCGCGCGCGCCGTCGTGAAGGAGCAGGGGGCGGACGCATCGCTGCGCGACATCGCCCGACAGGCCGACGTCGGACTCGGCACGCTGTACCGTCACTTCCCGACGCGCGAGGCGTTGCTCGAGGCGCTGCTTCGCACGACGCTCGACGAGATGACGGCGCAGGCAGCCGACCTCGAGGCCTCGAACGCGCCCGACGATGCGCTGGTGACGTGGCTCCGCGAGGCGGTTGCATTCACGCACCAGTACCGAGGCGTCACGGAGCTGATGACGGCCGCCCTGGATGACCCGGAGTCCGCGCTCCACGCCTCATGCGTCACGGTGCGCGCGGCGGGCGCACGGCTGCTCGCCCGCGCACAGGCGGAAGGAAAGGCGCGAAGCGACATCGATGGCACGGAGCTGTTCGCGCTGATCGCGGCGCTGGCCTGGCTCAGCGACCAGCCCGCCTTCGGACGACACGCCCCTCGTCTCTTCGAGATCGTCGCGAGCGCCATCCTGCCGGATCGACCGGACACCGAAGGCCGAACCCCACGCCGACCCAAGACCCGGAGCTGA
- a CDS encoding nitroreductase family protein has product MSLPERHPEVLRQLEARKSVTYFQPGRPMPLEDVRALVHSASQAPSSSNLQHWRFLALVDPEQKNLLRGYALGQRKVSDCSAVFVVLADLRAVDEMPRLTDAAIRANVFGEGMRETWNRLADNYRDAQVNRDEALRSAALASMNLMTAAHALGYVSGPVGGFNADGIREAFGIPSRYLVSLIICVGHEGEGNWTKKPRKPVEEILFIDRMRPGAE; this is encoded by the coding sequence ATGTCCCTCCCTGAACGACATCCAGAGGTGCTGCGTCAACTGGAGGCGCGAAAGTCGGTCACCTACTTCCAACCCGGCCGCCCGATGCCGCTCGAGGACGTCCGCGCCCTGGTGCACTCCGCGTCGCAGGCTCCCTCCTCATCGAACCTTCAGCACTGGCGCTTCCTGGCGTTGGTGGACCCCGAGCAGAAGAACCTGCTGCGTGGGTACGCCTTGGGGCAGCGGAAGGTCAGTGATTGTTCGGCGGTGTTCGTCGTGCTGGCGGACCTGCGCGCCGTGGACGAGATGCCCCGGCTGACCGACGCGGCGATTCGCGCCAACGTCTTCGGCGAGGGCATGCGCGAGACGTGGAACCGCCTGGCCGACAACTACCGGGATGCGCAGGTCAACCGGGACGAGGCCCTGCGGTCCGCGGCACTCGCGTCGATGAACCTCATGACCGCGGCACATGCCCTGGGCTACGTCTCCGGCCCCGTCGGAGGTTTCAATGCCGACGGCATTCGCGAGGCCTTTGGCATCCCGAGCCGCTACCTCGTTTCGCTCATCATCTGTGTCGGCCACGAGGGCGAGGGCAACTGGACGAAGAAGCCGCGCAAGCCCGTGGAGGAAATCCTGTTCATCGACCGGATGCGACCCGGCGCGGAGTAG
- a CDS encoding GlxA family transcriptional regulator — protein MHVVIHLPRFFYATLASTVAEMLALANTVDDGPRFTTEFVSSHVPSVSRLGITFPARPKPSRKLDVLVLLSAPHPTPEETISLLLEEGRRVQGLVDLALRQGATIAAPCAAPFFLAMRGLLHARKATIGWWLKDEVQQRFPAVKWDTSRLVVRQGPFYTAGASFAVVDLMSTLLIDLGFAAQERQVRRLMALPARRKVQTPFELPDDHRSHPFVKEALRHVPRDLSLLTPRYLAGKLHLSERTLSRRFEVELGTSPGQWIQGLKLQAARALLEDTQLPVSEVCLRSGYLDQASFSRLFKRKTGVTPGDYRSHFLV, from the coding sequence ATGCACGTCGTCATCCACCTGCCGCGCTTCTTCTACGCCACGCTGGCCTCCACGGTCGCGGAGATGCTCGCGCTGGCCAACACCGTGGACGACGGGCCGCGGTTCACGACGGAGTTCGTGTCCTCGCATGTCCCCTCCGTGTCGAGGCTCGGCATCACCTTCCCCGCACGACCCAAGCCCTCAAGGAAGCTGGACGTGCTGGTGCTCCTGTCGGCACCGCACCCGACCCCCGAGGAGACAATCTCCCTGCTGCTGGAGGAGGGGCGACGCGTCCAGGGACTTGTCGACCTGGCACTGCGCCAGGGCGCGACCATCGCGGCGCCGTGCGCGGCCCCCTTCTTCCTGGCCATGCGCGGCCTGCTCCACGCGCGAAAGGCCACGATTGGCTGGTGGCTGAAGGACGAGGTCCAGCAGCGCTTTCCGGCCGTGAAGTGGGACACGTCCCGGCTGGTCGTGCGCCAGGGTCCCTTCTACACGGCGGGAGCCTCCTTCGCCGTGGTGGACCTGATGTCGACGCTCCTGATCGACCTGGGCTTCGCGGCGCAGGAGCGGCAGGTGCGCAGGCTGATGGCCCTGCCCGCGCGTCGAAAGGTGCAGACCCCGTTCGAGCTCCCCGATGACCATCGCAGCCACCCCTTCGTGAAGGAGGCCCTGCGACACGTCCCACGCGACCTGTCACTCCTCACGCCGAGGTACCTTGCGGGCAAGCTGCACCTGAGCGAGCGAACCCTCTCCCGGCGCTTCGAGGTAGAACTCGGCACCAGCCCCGGACAGTGGATCCAGGGGCTGAAGCTCCAGGCAGCGCGGGCGCTGCTCGAGGACACCCAACTGCCCGTGTCCGAGGTGTGTCTGCGCTCGGGCTATCTTGACCAGGCGTCGTTCTCACGCCTGTTCAAGCGAAAGACAGGAGTGACTCCGGGTGACTACCGGAGCCACTTCCTCGTCTGA
- a CDS encoding LysR family transcriptional regulator, which produces MDELTDLTAFMTVAREGGFRSAARAAGSSASRMGDAVRRLEARLGVRLLHRTTRSVTPTDAGARLLERLAPALGEVRSALDVVNDFRDRPAGRLRLNVPIAAARLVLPGIVPPFLAKYPDIRLEVIAEERLVDVVAEGYDAGIRYEERLAQDMVAVPIGPRVQRFATAASPAYFARRGRPRHPRELLDHDCLGGRYIGGPLHAWEFERGGKTLRVDPKGPLVVGLGTTTDLAVAAAVAGTGIIYDFEDWLRPYIDRGELEPVLEPWWPAFSGPVLYYPGRHHLPTPLRAFIDFVKSLQPRGHPWRSCS; this is translated from the coding sequence ATGGATGAGCTCACGGACCTCACGGCCTTCATGACGGTCGCTCGCGAGGGCGGGTTTCGCAGCGCTGCCCGTGCGGCGGGCAGCAGTGCTTCACGCATGGGAGACGCGGTCCGCCGCCTGGAAGCCCGGCTGGGCGTCCGGCTGCTCCACCGGACCACGCGCAGCGTGACGCCCACGGACGCAGGGGCCCGCCTGCTGGAGCGGCTCGCGCCCGCGCTCGGCGAGGTGCGCTCGGCGTTGGACGTGGTCAACGACTTCCGCGACCGCCCCGCGGGACGGCTTCGGCTCAACGTCCCCATCGCGGCGGCGCGGCTCGTGCTGCCGGGCATCGTGCCGCCGTTCCTCGCGAAGTATCCCGACATCCGCCTGGAGGTGATCGCCGAGGAGCGCCTCGTCGACGTGGTGGCCGAGGGCTACGACGCGGGCATCCGCTACGAGGAGCGGCTCGCGCAGGACATGGTGGCGGTCCCGATTGGTCCTCGCGTCCAGCGGTTCGCGACCGCCGCCTCGCCCGCGTACTTCGCACGCCGTGGCCGCCCCAGACACCCGCGCGAGCTGCTGGACCACGATTGCCTGGGGGGCCGGTACATCGGGGGCCCGCTGCATGCGTGGGAGTTCGAGCGCGGTGGAAAGACCCTCCGCGTCGATCCGAAGGGCCCGCTGGTGGTCGGCCTTGGCACGACCACCGACCTCGCGGTGGCTGCCGCCGTGGCGGGGACCGGGATCATCTACGACTTCGAGGACTGGCTGCGGCCCTACATCGACCGGGGAGAGCTCGAACCCGTGCTCGAGCCCTGGTGGCCTGCCTTCTCCGGGCCGGTGCTCTACTACCCCGGACGTCACCACCTCCCGACGCCGCTGCGTGCGTTCATCGACTTCGTCAAATCCTTGCAGCCCCGCGGGCACCCGTGGCGTTCCTGTTCCTGA
- a CDS encoding aldo/keto reductase family oxidoreductase, giving the protein MTHPHIPGSYRIGTHTVRRVGYGAMQLAGPGVFGPPRDRKAAVAVLQEAIAQGVDHLDTSDIYGPHVTNQLIREALHPYRDGLVIATKVGAVRGPHGSWEPAFSAADLERSVHDNLRNLGLEVLDVVNFRAMFSAEGPVEGSIEAPLTALAELQRRGLIRHIGLSNVTPTQVAEGRGITDIVCVQNHYNLTHRRDDALIDQLAASGTAYVPFFPLGGFTPLQSSTLNGLAARLGATPMQVALAWLLHRSPNVLPIPGTSSVKHLKENLASAALRLSAEDMGTLNRLP; this is encoded by the coding sequence GTGACCCACCCGCACATTCCAGGCAGCTATCGCATTGGCACGCACACCGTTCGCCGCGTCGGGTATGGCGCCATGCAGCTCGCCGGCCCCGGCGTCTTCGGCCCTCCCAGGGACCGCAAGGCGGCGGTCGCGGTGCTGCAAGAGGCCATCGCCCAGGGCGTCGACCATCTCGACACCAGCGACATCTACGGCCCCCACGTGACCAACCAGCTCATCCGTGAGGCGCTGCACCCGTATCGCGACGGGCTGGTCATCGCCACGAAGGTCGGCGCGGTGCGCGGCCCCCATGGCTCGTGGGAGCCCGCGTTCTCCGCGGCGGACCTCGAGCGCTCGGTCCACGACAACCTGCGCAACCTCGGGCTCGAGGTGCTCGACGTCGTGAACTTCCGCGCGATGTTCAGCGCCGAGGGCCCGGTGGAAGGCTCCATCGAGGCGCCGCTCACAGCGCTCGCGGAGCTTCAGCGGCGCGGCCTCATCCGCCACATCGGCTTGAGCAACGTCACGCCGACGCAGGTCGCCGAGGGCCGCGGAATCACAGACATCGTCTGCGTGCAGAACCACTACAACCTGACGCACCGGCGCGACGACGCGTTGATCGACCAGCTCGCCGCCAGCGGCACGGCCTACGTGCCGTTCTTCCCGCTGGGCGGGTTCACGCCGCTGCAGTCGAGCACCCTGAACGGCCTGGCCGCGCGGCTGGGCGCGACACCGATGCAGGTCGCGCTGGCCTGGCTCCTCCATCGCTCCCCCAACGTGCTCCCCATCCCGGGCACGTCGTCGGTGAAGCACCTGAAGGAGAACCTCGCGAGCGCCGCGCTCCGCCTGAGCGCGGAGGACATGGGCACCCTGAACCGTCTGCCCTGA
- a CDS encoding methyltransferase domain-containing protein — protein sequence MHEYDLIADWYAAHRAGPMGVPEVTALAASLPAGASVLDVGCGTGLPLTRVLLEHGCQVTGVDSSHELLARFQANFPHVPVRCAPIQSCELPARAFDAAMAWGVLFHLSHEAQEQAIANIASALKPGAPFLFTSGDTHGSIDGAPMDGVPFRYHSYSVDGYRDLLRAHGLMLETTHTDPGGNRYYLARKTG from the coding sequence GTGCACGAGTACGACTTGATCGCGGACTGGTATGCAGCCCACCGCGCGGGACCCATGGGCGTGCCGGAAGTGACGGCGCTCGCGGCCTCGCTTCCGGCCGGCGCCTCCGTGCTGGATGTCGGCTGCGGCACGGGGCTGCCGCTGACGCGGGTGTTGCTGGAGCACGGCTGCCAGGTGACGGGCGTGGACAGCTCCCACGAGCTGCTGGCGCGATTCCAGGCGAACTTCCCCCACGTGCCGGTGCGCTGTGCGCCCATCCAGTCGTGTGAGCTCCCGGCGCGGGCGTTCGACGCCGCGATGGCGTGGGGCGTCCTGTTCCACCTGAGCCACGAAGCGCAGGAACAGGCGATCGCCAACATCGCCAGCGCGTTGAAGCCTGGCGCCCCGTTCCTCTTCACCTCGGGCGACACCCACGGCTCCATCGATGGCGCGCCAATGGATGGCGTGCCGTTCCGCTATCACTCGTACAGCGTCGACGGGTATCGCGACCTGCTGCGCGCGCACGGGCTCATGCTGGAGACGACGCACACGGACCCGGGCGGGAACCGCTACTACCTGGCGCGAAAGACGGGCTGA
- a CDS encoding DUF6940 family protein — protein MHPFHFTCESLRSDTRQHRLLSAGMAVSWAAFAAGLRTEPALRSALSETLADCPYPAFFWETPAVSAAGTGTPFEMVLVSAPSLAGTKASPVAFAEQLQLEDRSGPEVRTFANLGGDATLVVPRAMADSESYGHLAAFVRAAPASQVHALWQAVGEALTAAWARGPAPVWLSTSGSGVPWLHVRLDARPKYYKHAPYRVRPAHGR, from the coding sequence ATGCATCCGTTTCACTTCACCTGCGAATCCCTGCGCAGCGATACGCGCCAGCACCGGCTGCTCTCCGCCGGGATGGCGGTGTCCTGGGCCGCGTTCGCGGCGGGCCTGCGCACGGAGCCCGCGCTGCGGTCGGCGCTCTCCGAGACCCTGGCGGACTGCCCGTACCCGGCGTTCTTCTGGGAGACCCCAGCAGTGTCGGCGGCAGGGACCGGAACGCCGTTCGAGATGGTGCTGGTTTCCGCTCCCTCTCTGGCGGGGACGAAAGCGTCACCGGTGGCGTTCGCGGAGCAGCTCCAGTTGGAGGACCGGTCGGGGCCAGAGGTCCGCACGTTCGCCAACCTGGGTGGGGACGCGACCCTGGTGGTGCCGCGCGCGATGGCGGACTCCGAGTCGTATGGCCATCTGGCCGCGTTCGTGCGCGCAGCTCCGGCGTCGCAGGTCCATGCGCTATGGCAGGCGGTTGGCGAGGCGTTGACAGCCGCATGGGCCCGCGGGCCGGCACCGGTGTGGCTGAGCACGTCGGGGAGCGGGGTGCCGTGGCTGCACGTGCGGCTCGACGCACGGCCGAAATACTACAAGCACGCGCCGTATCGGGTCCGGCCGGCGCACGGGCGGTAG